The DNA sequence AGAATATATACCTCCTAAGAGCTTGTTCGCTTCTTCCATATCACCTTCATCAAGCTTTTGTCTGATCAGAGTCGAACTGATATCATTTTGGAAATCATCCTTTTCCTTTGTGATTATCTTTACATCATATCCCAAGGTCTTTGACAATCTATTTAAAAGTTCTATATTTCCACTCTTTTTATATCCGAAAGCAGCATCATCTCCTGCCACTATCTCTGCCATTCCAAGCTTTTCTATAAGAATATTAGTCAAAAACTCTTCTCCGGTCAACTTGGCAATATTCATATCAAACGGGTACTCTATATAATAGTCAATTCCCAGTTCTTCAAGCTTTTTTCTTCTCTCTGCATTTGTAAAAATTTGCGTGGTATTTTTATTTCTTACAATATTTGATGGTAAAGTTCTAAAAGAGAAAACTACCGTCTTCAATCCCTTTTTATTTGCCTCATCCTTTAAAGTTCTAAATAATTTTCTATGTCCTCTATGTTCACCATCAAATTTTCCTATAACAACAGCTGTTTTATCTGTTATTTTTATGTCTGTAGTATCTATAAATGTAATCACATTATCACCTATCTATAAAAACATCTTAAATGGCTTTAGTTCCTTATTATCCTTTTGATATATTGCAATAAATATATCTCCAGAATCATAAACCCTATATAATTCGCTATTGCCGAACTTATCCTCAAATTTTAATTTATTACCATTATGTAGATATTTATCAAAGTCAGGGGAGGTATTTATCTTTGGCAGGAAGGAAAAATACTCCTCCACGCTCATTATCCTTTTATCTATATTATCTCTCTCTGATTCCAATTGTGTCAGGCTTATTGCCCCGTCTATATCAAATCTGTCTACTCGCTTTCTAATAAGTGATTCCATGCATCCTCCTACTGAAAGCTTTTCCCCTATATCATGGCATAAAGTTCTGATATAGGTGCCCTTTGATACCTTTGCCTTAAACCTTACTCTTGGCAAATCAATATCAATGATATCAATATCAAAAATATTTACTTTTCTTGGTTCTCTTTTGACTTCCTTGCCTTCTCTTGCTAAATCTACAAGCTTTTTTCCACCTACTTTTAATGCTGAATACATAGGAGGAAGCTGCATATATTCGCCTAAAAAAGAATTTATGACCTCTTTGACCTCATCTTCATTCAAATTTGAAATATCTCTTTCTTTTAAAACTTCTCCTGATGAATCCTGTGTATCTGTAGAAATCCCAAG is a window from the Lachnoanaerobaculum umeaense genome containing:
- a CDS encoding bifunctional riboflavin kinase/FAD synthetase, with amino-acid sequence MITFIDTTDIKITDKTAVVIGKFDGEHRGHRKLFRTLKDEANKKGLKTVVFSFRTLPSNIVRNKNTTQIFTNAERRKKLEELGIDYYIEYPFDMNIAKLTGEEFLTNILIEKLGMAEIVAGDDAAFGYKKSGNIELLNRLSKTLGYDVKIITKEKDDFQNDISSTLIRQKLDEGDMEEANKLLGGIYSISGIVEEGNKLGAKIGFPTLNIFPSSQKHLPKSGVYASRVRIGDDDTFYLGLTNVGSNPSIENDKRDHIARVETYLYNFDATLYGREIEVYLYKYIRPEIKFDSLDTLKSQLIKDKVEVLNFLNSQVK
- the truB gene encoding tRNA pseudouridine(55) synthase TruB translates to MAKNIYNGIINIFKEKGFTSHDVVAKMRGILKQKKIGHSGTLDPDAIGVLPVLLGNATVLSDMLTDKSKEYEAVLLLGISTDTQDSSGEVLKERDISNLNEDEVKEVINSFLGEYMQLPPMYSALKVGGKKLVDLAREGKEVKREPRKVNIFDIDIIDIDLPRVRFKAKVSKGTYIRTLCHDIGEKLSVGGCMESLIRKRVDRFDIDGAISLTQLESERDNIDKRIMSVEEYFSFLPKINTSPDFDKYLHNGNKLKFEDKFGNSELYRVYDSGDIFIAIYQKDNKELKPFKMFL